A section of the Sporanaerobacter acetigenes DSM 13106 genome encodes:
- a CDS encoding tryptophanase: protein MSNIKFFSEEQIPLEMHKVRIVQKLELPTVERRFEAITEAGNNTFLLKNRDIFLDMLTDSGVNAMSDRQQAAMLIADDSYAGSETFIRLESKLREIFGMKFFLPTHQGRACENIISQVLVKPGSIVPMNYHFTTTKSHINLNGGRVEEIINDTGLEIKSNNPFKGNMDIDKLENLIKKHGSDKIAFVRMEAGTNLIGGQPFSLENLSEVRKICDKYGILLVLDASLLSDNLYFIKTREEKFKSMSIREITRKLASLCDVIYFSGRKLGCARGGGICTKNEDVFIKMRELVPLYEGFLTYGGMSVREMEALTIGLEETMDENIINQGPQFISFMVNELDKKGVPVVTPAGGLGCHINAMEFVDHIPQQEYPAGALAVALYIASGVRGMERGTLSEQRNPDGSEVFSNMELLRLAMPRRVFTLSQVKYAVDRILWLYENRKLIEGLKFIDEPKILRFFFGRLEPVSNWQENLVKKFKEDFGDSL, encoded by the coding sequence ATGTCAAATATCAAATTTTTCAGTGAGGAACAAATACCACTTGAGATGCATAAAGTACGTATAGTGCAAAAATTAGAACTTCCAACTGTGGAACGCCGTTTTGAGGCTATAACTGAAGCGGGCAACAATACATTTCTTCTTAAAAATAGAGATATATTTCTTGATATGCTAACAGACAGCGGTGTAAATGCAATGAGTGATAGACAACAAGCCGCTATGCTTATAGCAGATGATAGTTATGCAGGAAGTGAAACCTTTATAAGACTTGAAAGTAAACTTAGAGAAATATTCGGTATGAAGTTTTTTCTGCCAACCCATCAGGGAAGAGCATGTGAAAATATTATCTCACAAGTATTAGTAAAACCTGGTTCAATTGTACCTATGAACTATCATTTTACTACAACAAAATCTCACATAAATTTAAATGGAGGACGAGTTGAGGAAATAATAAACGATACTGGCCTTGAAATTAAAAGCAACAACCCATTCAAGGGAAATATGGATATTGATAAACTAGAGAACCTTATAAAAAAACACGGCTCGGATAAAATTGCTTTTGTTAGAATGGAAGCTGGTACAAATCTCATTGGTGGACAGCCATTTTCTCTTGAAAATCTAAGTGAAGTTCGCAAAATATGTGATAAATATGGCATTTTACTTGTACTCGATGCAAGTCTACTTTCTGACAATCTATACTTCATTAAAACTCGAGAAGAAAAGTTCAAATCTATGAGCATAAGAGAAATCACCCGCAAATTGGCTTCACTTTGTGATGTTATTTATTTTTCTGGTCGTAAACTAGGATGTGCACGGGGTGGCGGCATATGTACCAAAAATGAAGATGTTTTTATAAAAATGCGTGAGCTTGTACCTCTTTACGAAGGATTTCTTACTTATGGCGGCATGTCTGTAAGGGAAATGGAAGCCTTGACTATTGGTCTTGAAGAAACAATGGATGAAAATATAATCAATCAAGGGCCTCAATTTATTTCTTTTATGGTCAATGAACTTGACAAAAAAGGTGTCCCCGTTGTAACACCAGCCGGTGGCCTTGGCTGTCATATAAATGCTATGGAATTTGTTGACCATATACCTCAACAAGAATACCCTGCTGGAGCACTTGCAGTAGCTCTTTACATTGCAAGTGGTGTTCGAGGTATGGAACGTGGAACATTGTCAGAACAGAGAAACCCAGATGGAAGTGAAGTATTCTCAAATATGGAACTTTTGAGATTAGCTATGCCAAGAAGAGTATTTACTCTTTCACAAGTTAAATATGCAGTTGATCGCATACTTTGGCTATATGAAAACCGTAAGCTTATAGAAGGACTCAAATTTATAGATGAACCAAAAATTTTACGTTTCTTCTTTGGAAGACTAGAACCTGTTTCCAATTGGCAAGAAAACTTAGTTAAAAAATTCAAAGAAGACTTTGGTGATAGCTTATAA
- a CDS encoding DUF3343 domain-containing protein — protein MGKNYILFHNYSHGLELESFLKKNGIKYTISPTPRKLSTSCGISIMYKKEDEEDIKRIIEENKINIKGFYRI, from the coding sequence TTGGGAAAAAACTACATTCTTTTTCACAATTATTCTCACGGCTTAGAATTGGAATCTTTCCTCAAAAAAAATGGCATAAAATATACTATATCCCCAACACCTAGAAAATTATCTACAAGTTGTGGAATATCTATTATGTATAAAAAAGAAGATGAAGAGGATATAAAGAGGATAATTGAGGAAAATAAAATAAATATAAAGGGCTTTTATAGAATATAA
- a CDS encoding methyl-accepting chemotaxis protein: MKVGRNKGLFIKILSSIILCVLIIFISSGFIIEKRTIGIVTELNYKNLESEAKAAANQISEFFSGYGVLLEQIHTNQDIIKYMNGVKTRDEVRTNEEYTDVVKAINKIQGTDENLALVWVALKDANYLVTNNEWDCPNEWDINSKDWYTEVLKLEKGKILFTEPYVDSVTGKMVVSVVQAIYDNAGKNVGAVGIDLMIDELPSIMESYTIGKTGYLFLLSQKGETVYHPNSEYVLKTRLDESGGELGKIAQSMVNQESGVGTYKDKGIDKYVGYYPVSANGWSVAACIDKGEFMEDVGRVKNALTIIYIGGIAIMVVLIFLITKSITKPIKDLENYGEKIGNLDLTQDVPEKLLKRQDEIGSLANVFKTIRLNLVNFIKTISDSSSDLSASSEELSSIINQTTIASDEIARTIEEIAKGASDQARETEQGATGVSILGDKIGENQNMMVELNTALGKVELLKNEGLKILDILVEKTKNSERASKQVNDVIVEANISADKISGASQMIKSIAEQTSLLSLNAAIEAARAGEEGRGFAVVADEIRKLAEQSNAFTDEISEVIRELSNKTNSAVSTMEEVGKIVLDQTNSVYETKTKFDGISDSIDSIAGILDELNKIEVEMENQKTEIISAIENLSAISQENAAGTEEASASVEEQNAAMNEIADASENLAKLAEDMIGSISKFKY, from the coding sequence ATGAAAGTGGGTAGAAACAAGGGTCTTTTTATCAAAATATTATCCTCTATTATTTTATGTGTTTTAATTATTTTTATTTCTTCTGGTTTCATAATTGAAAAAAGAACTATTGGAATTGTTACTGAACTAAATTACAAGAATTTGGAAAGCGAGGCAAAGGCAGCAGCTAATCAGATAAGTGAGTTCTTTTCCGGATACGGAGTTCTGCTAGAACAAATACATACAAATCAAGATATAATTAAGTATATGAATGGGGTAAAGACAAGAGATGAAGTTAGGACAAATGAAGAGTACACTGATGTAGTAAAGGCTATAAATAAAATACAAGGTACAGATGAAAATTTGGCATTGGTGTGGGTGGCATTGAAGGATGCAAATTATTTGGTCACTAACAATGAATGGGATTGCCCTAATGAATGGGATATAAACAGTAAGGATTGGTATACTGAAGTTTTAAAACTAGAAAAAGGGAAAATTTTATTTACAGAGCCTTATGTGGATTCAGTTACAGGAAAGATGGTTGTAAGTGTTGTACAAGCCATATATGATAATGCTGGAAAAAATGTTGGGGCAGTTGGCATTGATTTGATGATTGATGAATTGCCATCTATTATGGAAAGTTATACTATTGGGAAAACTGGTTATTTATTTTTATTGAGCCAAAAAGGGGAAACTGTTTACCATCCAAATAGTGAGTATGTTTTGAAAACCAGACTTGATGAATCTGGCGGAGAACTTGGGAAAATAGCACAAAGTATGGTAAATCAAGAAAGTGGTGTTGGAACTTATAAGGATAAAGGAATAGATAAATATGTTGGATATTATCCAGTATCAGCAAATGGTTGGTCTGTTGCTGCCTGTATAGATAAAGGAGAGTTCATGGAAGATGTGGGGAGAGTTAAAAATGCGTTAACAATTATCTATATTGGTGGAATAGCTATAATGGTAGTTTTAATATTTTTAATCACTAAAAGTATAACTAAGCCTATAAAAGATTTGGAAAACTACGGCGAAAAAATTGGAAATTTGGATTTAACTCAAGATGTCCCTGAGAAACTTTTGAAAAGACAAGATGAAATAGGTTCTTTGGCTAATGTTTTTAAGACTATCAGACTGAATTTAGTAAATTTCATAAAGACAATTTCAGATAGTTCTAGCGATTTGTCAGCTTCTTCTGAAGAACTTTCATCTATAATCAATCAAACGACAATAGCTTCTGATGAAATAGCAAGAACCATAGAAGAAATAGCAAAAGGTGCTAGTGACCAAGCTAGGGAAACAGAGCAAGGAGCTACGGGAGTATCTATTTTAGGAGATAAAATAGGAGAAAACCAAAATATGATGGTGGAACTCAATACTGCCTTGGGAAAAGTAGAACTTTTGAAAAATGAGGGTCTAAAAATACTGGATATTTTGGTAGAGAAGACTAAAAATAGTGAAAGAGCTTCAAAGCAAGTAAACGATGTTATAGTTGAGGCTAATATAAGTGCTGATAAAATAAGTGGGGCAAGTCAAATGATAAAAAGTATTGCAGAACAGACAAGCCTTTTGTCATTGAATGCAGCTATTGAAGCAGCTAGAGCAGGAGAGGAAGGAAGAGGGTTTGCAGTTGTTGCAGATGAAATAAGAAAATTGGCAGAACAATCTAATGCTTTTACAGATGAAATATCAGAAGTAATTCGTGAATTATCCAACAAAACGAATTCAGCGGTAAGTACAATGGAGGAAGTAGGGAAAATAGTATTAGACCAGACAAATAGTGTATATGAGACAAAGACCAAGTTTGATGGTATATCGGATTCAATCGACAGTATCGCAGGTATATTGGATGAATTAAATAAAATAGAAGTAGAAATGGAAAACCAAAAAACAGAAATTATTTCTGCAATAGAAAACTTGTCTGCTATATCACAAGAAAACGCAGCTGGTACAGAGGAGGCTTCGGCTTCAGTAGAAGAACAAAATGCTGCTATGAATGAAATAGCTGATGCAAGTGAGAATTTAGCAAAACTAGCTGAAGATATGATTGGAAGTATTTCTAAGTTTAAATATTAG
- a CDS encoding CD3073 family putative ECF transporter S component — MRNKKLNIMLMCAIAIALNIVLGIVTSGLKLPLYLDTIGTIFIAVYFGPWYGAAVGGLTNLLTGIIFSPKDIPFLIVSVAVGLIVGFIGRKFKFNFTTALITGLILSIVCPLIGTPIGIWVYGGLTGTGLDFLFIWLKESGNSIFVSSFIPKIINNLLDKIGSCLLVYFLIKALPKQYKPEKYD, encoded by the coding sequence ATGAGAAATAAAAAGCTTAATATTATGCTTATGTGTGCTATTGCAATAGCTCTAAATATTGTTTTGGGCATAGTGACTAGTGGTTTGAAATTGCCGCTTTATTTAGATACTATAGGTACTATATTCATAGCAGTTTACTTTGGACCTTGGTATGGAGCAGCAGTAGGTGGACTTACAAATTTACTTACTGGAATTATTTTTAGTCCTAAAGATATTCCTTTTTTAATAGTCAGCGTAGCAGTTGGTCTTATAGTTGGATTTATAGGTAGAAAATTTAAATTTAATTTCACAACAGCTCTTATTACTGGACTTATATTGAGTATTGTTTGCCCACTGATAGGAACTCCTATTGGCATATGGGTATATGGAGGCTTGACAGGGACAGGTCTTGATTTCTTGTTTATTTGGTTAAAGGAAAGTGGAAATAGTATCTTTGTCTCCTCTTTTATACCTAAAATAATAAATAATTTGCTAGATAAAATTGGTTCATGTCTATTGGTATATTTTCTAATTAAAGCATTGCCAAAGCAATACAAACCTGAAAAATATGATTGA
- a CDS encoding double-cubane-cluster-containing anaerobic reductase produces MGDYREMWKGLNVDLEKHDILCSALPEQFGEIYLKQENRPEGMNYFNYVVAEVHGARIMELENARKEGRKVIGTFCVFVPDEIILAANAISVGLCGGSQFWIEDGEKVLPKNLCPLIKAFTGAKVSRTCPYFQSCDLLIGETTCDGKKKAWEILNDYTPVHVMELPQMKRTQNYELWVEEIKLLIERIEELTGNKVTVEALKEAVIINNRKRRALKRLYDLRKNTPSPISGLDSLLISQIAFYDDPKRFIEKVNELCDELEERVKTMKPSGKKRIMVTGTPMALPNWKLHSIVEGLDAEIVVEETCTGTRYFENEVAEDGETMDEILKNLADRYMGVNCACFTPNEGRIEDVLRYAKEYNVDGVINYNLSFCHTYGVEYNKVEKALKDSNIPVIMIETDYSEGDTGQIKTRVEAFLEMI; encoded by the coding sequence ATGGGTGATTACAGAGAAATGTGGAAAGGATTAAATGTTGATCTTGAGAAACATGATATTTTATGTTCTGCTTTGCCTGAACAATTTGGAGAAATTTATTTGAAGCAAGAAAACAGACCTGAAGGAATGAATTATTTCAATTATGTAGTAGCAGAAGTTCATGGTGCTAGAATAATGGAGCTTGAAAATGCTAGAAAAGAAGGCAGAAAGGTAATAGGAACATTTTGTGTATTTGTACCTGATGAAATTATATTGGCAGCGAATGCTATAAGTGTAGGGTTGTGTGGTGGAAGTCAGTTTTGGATTGAAGATGGGGAAAAGGTTTTGCCAAAGAATTTGTGCCCACTTATCAAAGCTTTTACTGGAGCAAAAGTTAGTAGAACTTGTCCATATTTTCAATCTTGTGATTTGTTAATTGGAGAGACTACTTGCGATGGGAAGAAAAAAGCTTGGGAGATTTTAAATGACTATACTCCAGTTCATGTAATGGAGTTGCCTCAAATGAAAAGAACTCAGAATTATGAACTTTGGGTAGAGGAAATAAAATTGCTTATTGAGAGAATAGAAGAACTTACTGGAAATAAGGTGACTGTTGAAGCTCTTAAAGAAGCTGTAATAATCAATAATAGAAAGAGAAGAGCATTAAAGAGACTTTATGACTTGAGAAAAAACACACCTTCACCTATAAGTGGACTTGATTCTTTGCTTATTTCTCAGATTGCCTTTTATGATGATCCAAAAAGGTTTATTGAAAAAGTAAATGAGTTGTGTGATGAACTAGAAGAAAGGGTTAAAACTATGAAACCAAGTGGGAAAAAAAGAATAATGGTGACAGGAACTCCTATGGCATTGCCAAATTGGAAATTACATTCTATAGTAGAAGGATTGGATGCAGAAATAGTAGTAGAAGAGACTTGTACAGGTACTAGATACTTTGAAAATGAAGTAGCTGAAGATGGAGAGACTATGGATGAAATACTAAAAAATTTAGCTGATAGGTACATGGGAGTAAACTGTGCTTGTTTTACACCAAATGAAGGGCGAATAGAGGACGTTTTAAGATATGCAAAAGAATATAATGTAGATGGAGTTATCAACTATAATTTGTCTTTTTGCCATACTTATGGAGTTGAATACAACAAAGTAGAAAAGGCATTGAAAGATAGCAATATACCAGTCATAATGATAGAGACAGATTATTCAGAAGGCGATACTGGTCAAATTAAAACAAGGGTGGAAGCATTTTTGGAGATGATCTAA
- a CDS encoding HdeD family acid-resistance protein — MKDFLKKTKISFISMAIIYILFGLMFMIHPDTTNKVIVIILGILISIYGISKIFAHVNAEEFEKLQGFSLGTGIIALLIGIYFLIKPQTIVSILGAILGFFLFFHGAINFQHAVNLKGMNYEKWWISAIFGIVSICFGFYGVMNPTTISPAFPITIGLGMVLSGISDIFMITKISSYFK, encoded by the coding sequence ATGAAAGATTTTCTTAAAAAAACTAAAATAAGTTTTATTTCAATGGCAATAATATATATTCTATTTGGTCTAATGTTTATGATACATCCAGATACCACCAACAAAGTTATTGTAATAATCTTAGGTATACTCATAAGTATATATGGAATTTCCAAAATATTTGCCCATGTAAATGCTGAAGAATTCGAAAAATTGCAAGGCTTTAGTCTAGGTACTGGTATTATTGCTTTATTGATAGGAATTTATTTTCTTATAAAACCACAAACAATAGTTTCTATACTTGGTGCGATTTTAGGATTTTTCTTATTCTTCCATGGTGCAATAAACTTCCAACATGCTGTCAATTTAAAAGGTATGAATTATGAAAAATGGTGGATTTCTGCTATATTTGGAATTGTATCCATATGTTTTGGTTTTTATGGAGTTATGAATCCTACAACTATATCTCCTGCCTTTCCTATAACTATTGGTCTAGGAATGGTATTGAGCGGAATAAGTGATATATTTATGATTACTAAAATTTCATCTTATTTTAAATAA
- the uvsE gene encoding UV DNA damage repair endonuclease UvsE produces MGIGYACLAVGVLNTKEKSCMLKNASPEKLLELTSYNLNSLENVIDYNIENDIKLFRISSNIIPFGSSPINKFKWWEIFKEKFQSIGEKIQKSGMRVSTHPGQYTVINSPKEEVVKKAIEDLNYHTQVLDSLRVGEDHKIVLHIGGIYDDKNQAIERFIENYKKLDDKVKKRIVIENDDKSYNINDVLEIGHVLNIPVIFDNLHNRINPPDEEKDEYYWIDECRKTWKKKDGCQKIHYSQQDPLKKPGSHSKTIGIRQFMSFYEGLETKDIDIMLEVKDKNISAIKCINCTSSDKSTKNLEIEWSRYKYKILENAPSNYVEIRKLLKDKDNYSVMDFYDLVEDSMEKKSTKGNSINAALHLWGYFKEVATDKEKNYFFNSIEKYNRGGTSIATVKNSLWRMAVKYNEFYLLNSYYFIEE; encoded by the coding sequence ATGGGTATAGGATATGCTTGTTTAGCTGTTGGGGTTCTAAATACAAAAGAGAAAAGTTGTATGCTTAAAAATGCAAGTCCAGAAAAACTGTTGGAGTTAACTTCTTACAATTTAAATTCTCTTGAAAATGTAATTGATTATAATATTGAAAATGATATTAAGCTCTTTAGAATTAGCTCTAATATAATACCTTTTGGTTCAAGTCCTATAAATAAATTTAAATGGTGGGAAATATTTAAAGAGAAGTTCCAAAGTATTGGGGAAAAAATACAAAAAAGCGGTATGAGGGTTTCTACACACCCTGGTCAGTATACTGTTATCAATTCTCCTAAAGAGGAGGTTGTCAAAAAGGCTATTGAAGATTTAAATTATCATACTCAAGTATTAGATAGCCTCAGAGTGGGAGAGGACCATAAGATTGTTTTACATATAGGCGGAATTTATGATGACAAAAATCAGGCTATAGAGAGATTTATAGAGAATTATAAAAAACTAGATGACAAAGTTAAAAAACGAATTGTCATAGAGAATGATGACAAATCCTACAATATAAATGATGTATTGGAGATTGGTCATGTTTTAAATATACCTGTTATTTTTGACAATTTGCACAATAGGATAAATCCTCCAGATGAAGAGAAAGATGAATATTATTGGATTGATGAATGTAGAAAAACTTGGAAGAAAAAAGATGGCTGCCAAAAGATTCATTATTCACAGCAAGATCCATTAAAAAAACCTGGTTCTCATTCAAAAACCATAGGTATAAGGCAATTCATGAGTTTTTATGAGGGATTAGAGACAAAGGATATTGACATCATGCTTGAGGTTAAGGACAAGAATATTTCGGCTATTAAATGTATAAATTGTACTTCTTCCGACAAATCCACCAAAAATCTTGAAATTGAATGGAGCAGGTATAAGTACAAAATTCTTGAAAATGCACCATCAAATTATGTGGAGATTCGGAAATTGCTTAAAGATAAAGACAATTATTCAGTTATGGATTTTTATGATTTGGTAGAAGATTCAATGGAGAAAAAAAGTACTAAAGGAAACTCTATAAATGCAGCTTTACACCTTTGGGGTTATTTTAAAGAAGTAGCAACAGATAAAGAAAAAAACTATTTTTTTAATAGTATCGAAAAATATAATAGAGGGGGAACATCTATTGCTACTGTTAAAAACAGTCTGTGGAGAATGGCTGTAAAGTATAATGAGTTTTATCTACTGAATTCATATTATTTTATAGAAGAATAA
- a CDS encoding CD3072 family TudS-related putative desulfidase: MERGKNLVLVSHCILNQNSVVKPLARARGAFPIVNKLLESGVGIIQLPCPEFKYLGPERKPMTKEEYDTKEYRRLCKELFLPVLSELKQYISSDYEILGIIGINESPTCSISGKRGVFMQEIFKILEEENIYLKYFEIPTDYSEKNNYIKSFHFI; this comes from the coding sequence ATGGAAAGAGGAAAAAATCTTGTATTAGTAAGTCATTGCATATTAAATCAAAATAGTGTAGTAAAACCATTAGCAAGGGCTAGAGGTGCCTTCCCTATTGTCAACAAACTTTTAGAATCTGGAGTAGGAATTATACAACTTCCTTGCCCAGAATTTAAATATCTAGGTCCCGAAAGAAAACCCATGACTAAAGAAGAATATGATACCAAGGAATATAGAAGACTATGCAAGGAACTTTTTCTACCAGTTCTATCCGAATTAAAACAATACATATCTTCTGACTATGAAATTCTCGGCATCATCGGAATAAATGAAAGTCCCACTTGCAGCATATCAGGAAAAAGAGGAGTTTTCATGCAAGAGATATTTAAAATATTAGAAGAAGAAAATATATATTTGAAATACTTTGAAATTCCCACTGACTACAGCGAAAAAAATAACTATATAAAATCTTTTCATTTTATATGA
- a CDS encoding Dam family site-specific DNA-(adenine-N6)-methyltransferase, giving the protein MIELRGEYFELNNRRYLGNKYRLIPFIKKVVEDNCENCSSFFDVFSGTGVVADAFREFNLITNDLLYSNYVIHYAFFSDDEFNQGKLMRIIDKWNNISIIKEENYMSENFGGKYFSQEASKKIGYIREEIAILSKNGEINKREECILISSLIYAIDRIASTCGHYDAYRKTKEYNDELVLKFPNIKENMGKNQIYNTDSNELVRNVKADIAYVDPPYNSRQYSDAYHLLENVARWEKPEVFGVAAKMNRENIKSSYCTRRAPQVFKDLIEKLDVKYILISYSNMGNKGHDRSNARITDKEILSILRKRGEVQIFEKDYGAFTAGKSRIDDHKERLFLCKTFDIVASPLNYTGGKYKLLDQIKPLFPENIDNMMDLFCGGCNVGINVDCKNVKFVDKELSLIRLLNAFKEHEKDEILNEIDTIIEKFELSNSSKHGYSYYGSSSSSGLGKYNKERYLHLRDIYNKRREDSFYYDMIFYVLIVFSFNNQIRFNKRGKFNLPVGKRDFNIKMREKLIKFIDRIHEKDYEFIAKDFSNISVEEVEDLSFVYADPPYLITTASYNEQGGWSKEHEKDLLRFLDKLNSKGIKFALSNVMESKNKKNEILYNWIISNKDKYIVHYLNNDYSNSNYQTKNRDKNSTVEVLITNYIV; this is encoded by the coding sequence GTGATAGAATTGAGAGGAGAATATTTTGAATTAAACAATAGAAGGTATTTGGGGAATAAGTATAGACTTATTCCCTTTATAAAAAAAGTTGTAGAAGACAATTGCGAAAATTGTAGTTCTTTTTTTGATGTTTTTAGTGGTACTGGAGTGGTGGCTGATGCTTTTAGGGAATTTAATTTGATAACTAATGATTTATTATATAGCAATTATGTCATCCATTATGCTTTTTTTAGTGATGATGAGTTTAACCAAGGAAAGCTTATGAGAATTATAGACAAATGGAACAATATTTCTATTATAAAAGAAGAGAATTATATGTCTGAAAATTTTGGAGGAAAGTATTTTAGTCAGGAAGCTTCCAAAAAAATTGGATACATAAGAGAAGAAATTGCTATTCTATCTAAAAATGGAGAGATAAATAAAAGAGAAGAATGTATACTCATATCTTCCCTTATATATGCCATAGATAGAATTGCAAGTACCTGTGGGCATTATGATGCCTATAGGAAAACGAAAGAATATAATGATGAATTGGTGCTTAAGTTTCCAAATATAAAAGAAAATATGGGTAAAAATCAAATCTACAATACAGATTCTAATGAACTTGTAAGAAATGTGAAAGCTGACATAGCCTATGTTGATCCTCCTTACAATTCCAGGCAGTATTCAGATGCTTATCATCTTCTAGAAAATGTTGCAAGATGGGAAAAACCTGAAGTTTTTGGTGTAGCTGCTAAGATGAATCGAGAAAATATAAAGAGTAGCTATTGTACAAGGAGAGCTCCTCAAGTTTTTAAAGATTTAATTGAGAAATTAGATGTTAAATATATTCTTATATCTTATAGCAATATGGGAAACAAAGGTCATGATAGGTCAAATGCTAGGATTACCGATAAAGAAATACTTTCTATTTTAAGAAAAAGAGGAGAAGTTCAAATATTTGAAAAGGACTATGGTGCGTTTACTGCTGGAAAATCTAGAATTGATGATCATAAAGAAAGATTGTTTTTATGCAAAACCTTTGACATAGTAGCTTCACCGCTAAATTATACTGGTGGAAAGTATAAATTGTTGGATCAGATAAAACCACTGTTTCCAGAAAATATAGACAATATGATGGATCTTTTTTGTGGTGGATGTAATGTGGGAATAAATGTAGATTGCAAGAATGTGAAATTTGTTGATAAAGAGCTAAGCCTCATAAGGCTCTTAAATGCCTTTAAAGAACATGAAAAAGATGAAATTTTAAATGAAATTGATACTATCATAGAAAAGTTTGAATTGTCCAATTCGTCAAAGCATGGCTATAGCTATTATGGTTCTAGCAGTAGTAGTGGACTTGGGAAATACAACAAGGAAAGATATCTGCATTTGAGAGATATATACAACAAAAGAAGGGAAGATAGTTTTTATTATGATATGATTTTTTATGTATTGATAGTATTTAGTTTCAACAATCAAATTAGATTCAACAAAAGGGGTAAATTTAATTTACCTGTTGGGAAAAGAGATTTTAATATTAAAATGAGAGAAAAGCTCATTAAATTTATTGATAGAATTCATGAAAAAGATTATGAATTTATTGCAAAAGATTTTTCAAATATCAGTGTTGAGGAAGTTGAAGATTTGAGCTTTGTCTACGCAGATCCTCCTTATTTAATAACTACCGCCAGTTACAATGAGCAAGGTGGATGGAGCAAAGAACATGAAAAGGATTTGCTAAGGTTTTTAGACAAATTGAATTCAAAAGGAATAAAGTTTGCTCTATCAAACGTCATGGAAAGTAAGAATAAGAAAAATGAAATTTTATACAATTGGATTATTTCAAATAAAGATAAGTATATAGTTCATTACTTAAACAATGACTATTCAAATTCCAATTATCAAACTAAAAACAGGGATAAAAATTCTACAGTTGAAGTGCTTATTACAAATTATATAGTTTAA